The DNA region AAACCTCTTTTAACAATATTTTCCACCATGTCGTATAGTTTGTCTACGCCTTCCCTTGCCTCAGCAGTTATGCGCATCTTGGGTTCTGTTCCGGATGGTCTTACAAGCACCCATCCTTCTTCCATGTCTACGCGTATTCCATCGATATCTGTGATCTCTCCGGAAGATCTAAGTTCAGAATGTACTAACTGCATTACAGCGTCCTTTCTTTCATTGTCGCATTTGACAGTTCCACGGCGCGTTGGATAATGTGGAAGTTCACCCTTCAGCTCTGAAAGTTTTTTTTCCTTAATGAGTTCCATCACCTTTGCAGCTGCATAGATGCCGTCAGGGCAATATGATATTGCAGGGAATATCCAGCTTCCCGATGGTTCTCCTCCGAAGTCCGCTTCAGACCTTTTGATCTCCTCAGCAACATAGACATCTCCTACCCTTGTGCGGATAACTGTTGAATCCGGGAGTGCATCATCTATCATCATTGATGTATCCACCGGAACTACAAGTTTGGCATCACTTTTGCATTCATGTCTGGCAAACATTGCAAGCATTTCATCTCCGGTGATGAAGTCTCCGTTTTCATCCACGGTCATCATCCTGTCAGCATCCCCATCCTGGGCAATGCCAATGTCTGCTCCGAACTCTTTCATTGCTTTTTTTAGTAACGTCAGATTTGCATCGTTTGGTTCAGGATTTCGTGCAGGGAAATGTCCATCCGGTTGTGAGTTCAACGTTATGACCTCACACCCGATCTCTCGCAGGACGTAAGGGGTTATCGTGCTACCTGCTCCACATCCACAGTCTATGATCACACGCTTTGATGACCTTTCCACATTCTTCACGATCATCTCAATGTGTTTCCTGATGGCATTGCTGTCTTCGGTCAGATTGCCGATCCTGTCCCATCTGACAGGGTCGAACTTTTCGTTCTCGATGATGTCTTCGATTTCTTCCTGCTGGGACGAATCAAATGCCATTCCGTCAGGATTCCACAATTTGATTCCCACATATTCTGCAGGATTATGGGATGCGGTAATCATTACTCCACAGTCATAATCTCTGGATGCATAGGCAAGTGTGGGGGTGCTGACCATTCCGATGCGTACGACGTCACAACCGGATGAAAGGAGGCCGGATATGACGGCATGTTCGATCATTTCTCCTGCAACCCGTGGATCACGTCCAATAACTGCAGTTCCTTTCGTCTTTCCAAGTGCAAGTCCGACCTTCAGCGCAAGATCTACCGTTACGTCCTTGTTGGTAATCCCTCTGATGCCGGATGATCCGAATAATTTCATTTGATAGCTCCGTATTTTTATTCCACAGTAACGCTCTTTGCAAGGTTCTTCGGTTTGTCTATGGAACACCCTCTTGCTAGGGCTGTATAATAAGCAAGCAGCTGTAAAAGGACCGATGATAGTACTGGTGAGAGCAACTCATCTGTTGCAGGTATGCGTAATACCCAGTCCACATATTTCTCTATCTCAGTATCATCCACATTGGCCACAGCTATGACCTTTGCTTCTCTTGCTTTGATCTCTTTGATGTTGCTCAGGATCTTCTCGTAGACATGTCCTTTTGTGGCAATTGCAACGACAGGTGTTCCATCCTCGATAAGTGCAAGAGGTCCATGTTTAAGTTCGCCACCTGCAAAACCTTCTGCGTGTATATATGATATTTCTTTAAGCTTCAAAGCACCTTCAAGTGCAATAGGATAATTAAGGTGTCTTCCAATAAAGAAATAATCACTTTCTTTTGCGAACATTTCCGCACATTCGCGAATCGTATCCTTGCGGTTCAATATTTTCTGTATCTGTCCCGGGATGCGCTTTAGGTTCACAAGCAGGTCCTTTGCTTCATTTACATTTAGTGTCCCCTTGGCTCTTGCAAATCGGATCGCAAGTATGTAGAGCATGATGAGCTGTGCCGTAAATGTCTTTGTTGCAGCTACGCCTATCTCGGGTCCCGCATGTGTATAAAGAACATTGTTTGCATCTCTTGTGATGCTGCTGCCAACGACATTGGTAATGGCGATCGAATTGCATCCATAAGATCTGCAGCTTCTGATTGCAGCCAGGGTGTCTGCTGTTTCACCTGATTGGGTGATCGCAATTGAAAGGACGTTCTCATTCATTATGGGACTACTGTACCTGAACTCTGATCCGATATCTACGTCGGTGTGTATGCCTGCGAGATTCTCAAAAAGATATTTACCTACAAGCCCTGCATTCAAAGATGTACCGCAGGCAATGATCTCGATCCTGTCAATTTTCCTGATCTCTTCATCGGATATGTTTAGCTCTTCAAGATTCACGGAACCATCCAGTTCGGATAACTTGCCTGAGAATGTATCATTCACAGATCTGGCTTGCTCATGTATCTCTTTAAGCATGAAATGTTCATATCCTGCTTTTTCTGCAGCTTCAATGTCCCATTCAATAGTGGTCTTTTCTTTTTCAAGGACATTGCCATCGATATCAAAAAATTCCACTCCTTCCGGTCTGATGGTAACAAGATCAAGGTCATCTACAAAAACTACTTCCTTTGTGTGATTGAGGAAAGCAGTTACGTCAGACGCTGCATAGTATTCTCTATCTCCTATCCCGATTATCAAGGGACTATCCTTTCTGGCTGCGAGCATCAGGTCAGGTTCACTGCTACATATGGCAGTGATTGCATATGATCCTTCAACTTCTTGGAGTGTACTACAGAGTGCTGTGAAGAAGTCACAAGTCTTTTCTGTGTTGTTAACATTTCCATATAATTTTGAGTGCAGAAGGTGGGCAATAACCTCTGTGTCTGTTTCTGACAAAAAATCGTAACCTTCCTGCTGCAGTTTCTCTTTGATGGAAAGGTAGTTCTCGATGATCCCATTGTGCACTATGGATATGTCTCCAGAATTATGTGGGTGGGAATTCGTAGTGCTTGGGATGCCATGCGTGGCCCATCTGGTGTGTCCGATCCCGATATTCCCTTTGAGCTCTTCGGGGATGATCTTCTCCAGTTCCCTTATTTTCCCGACGGTCTTGTATGTGTCTATACTTCCATTGAGTATTGTGATGCCGGCGGAGTCATATCCTCTGTATTCGAGTTTTTTTAAGCAATTTATCAGTATGGGCGCCGCCTCACGGTTGCCTACATATCCTATGATTCCACACATATTGTTCCTCTCCCTTAAACAACAATGGAATTTTCAGGTAATATCTGGTTGATGGTCTTTCCGGATTCGATCCGACAGTTGTGGGCTATCATGGATCCTGCTTTTACGAGGACCCTATGACCGATCGTAATGTCGTCTCCGGTAATAGCTCCCAGTTTTTCAGCAGTACGAAGTTCGTCTTCCATCTGGATCTTTACATTTTCTTTGTCTTCAGCAACAAAATAAGGTCCAATTATATTGTTCAGTCCGATTATGGAATTTGAGATCGATCCATGTGAATGGATCCGGGTATTGTCCATAATTATACTGTTCTGAACTTGTGTGAAGGAACCGATTGAAACGTTGTCACCAATGGTAGTGGATGGGAGTATAACGACGTTGGGTGCAATTTCACAATTGTCCCCTATGATTGTAGGTCCTACGATGTAACACCCTGATCTGATCACCGTGTTATTTCCGATACTAACCTTGCCATGGATTATTCCTCCATCTTCAACTGTTCCTTTTATGTTGTAGTCTTCTGTTCGGTCAAGGACCATTGAGTTATCCTTTAGCAGGTTCCATGCAAAGACTGCATCTCTCCACAATGAATTTGTAAGGACATGATCTACGTCCATTCCATCTTCTATCATTTGTTGGATGGTGTCGGTGATCGCATATTCTCCCAAGGGGGATATTTGTGTGTGTTCTATTCTTTCGAATATGGAATGGTTAAATATGTATATGCCTGTGCTGATGATGTGGCTGAGTTCTGTGGTTGGTTTCTCTATGATCTTTGTTACTTTTTTTCCGTTTGCAAGGACGACTCCATATCCACAGATATGTTCTTTTTTTACGGTCAGTATCGTTGCGTCGCCGGTATGTTTGTCTATAAGATCCCTTATCGTTTGTGGTTCAATGACGTTGTCTCCATTGAGTACCATGAATTCCTGATCATCTTCTTCCATCAGGTCTGCTGCCTGTTTGATGGCATGAGCTGTGCCAAGCTGTGCTTTTTGGTGGACGTATTTGATATTGACTCCAAGATCGAGGCCATCTTCGAAATAGTTCATTATACGTTCTCGTTCGTAACCTACAACAAGTATCAGGTCTTTTATGCCGTTCTTTGCAAGTGACTCGATAACATGTTCAAGTATTGGTTTATTTGCAACAGGAAGCATGACCTTTGATCGGGTGGATGTCAGGGGTCTGCATCTGATACCTTCTCCTGCAGCCAGAATAACAGCTTTCATAACTTCTACTGGTCATTCTATGAATTTATATCTTGCCTTTTAATAGACATTGGAAGCTATTCGCTACTCAATTTTGAATTATGTGTCAACCTACAATTAGAAAATAAAATCAAAAAAAGATATTGTGATGCTTAGCAGAACTAAACATCAAAGAATTAATAAGCGGGCTGGCCGCTTATCTTGTGATCAGCATTTCTGCAGTTTCTGGTTTGTACTTCCAGTCTGAAGGGAGTACCTTTGTGGACTGGTAGTATTTAACGAGCCTTCTGATCTTGGACTCGGTTGACTGCAGTGATCTCTTGTTGTGTACGTCCTTATTGTTAACAACAAGGTGCTTGCGCATTCCGATAGCTTTTACAATAAGGTTGTAAAGATCTTCCGGTACGTTTGGAGCTTCATCGTTCTCTTTAAGGATGTCAGTGATCTTCTTTCCTGTTGCGAGTTTGACATCAGGAACTCCATAGTTGTCCCTGAGGTGCATTCCAATGACGCTTGTGGAGTTACCAAGTTTCCACATGTCGAGGATCACAGTTGTAATCTCTTCTGTGGTTGCTGTGGACCATGCTGGAGCTTCTGTCCTGATTGGTCTTGTTGATCCGGATTTACCTTTTGTACGAGTATGCATTTTTGCCATAGCATTCCTCCTGATGATTATAATTTGATTGTTTAGTGAATATTAATGTTTTGAATTTATGCTCAAGTTAAGGGAACGTTGGGATCAATAACTTGAATCGTTACTTTGGCGAAGTGACCTACATACACCTTACATTTCATATAAAGCTTATGTTCCTATTACCAGATGGAAAGCGTGATGTCCAAATATGCCTTGTTAATTTTTCTGTATATTTGGTCCACCTGAACAGTTCTTAGTTCTTTTGTCGTGGTGATGTTCGTGGAGTTTACCATTTGAGAGACCGTTTCGTTTATTTCCGGGTCCATATTGTTGTGTAGGTGTGTTGCAATGTTGTGTTGGTTATGGTCGATTATCTTTCTTTCAATAGTGGATACTATGCTGTTGTTCAGTTCTGCAGGCATGTAACTGGTTCCATATGTTGTGTTCGTGCTGTAATTCAGTATGTATGCTGCCATCAACATTTCAGTACCCTTGTTTTCATCTTGTGGGTTGCTGATGAATATATTTTCTGTGCTTTTTGTTTGGTCTTGACTTATCAGGCTTCTAAGGTAGTCTGAAGGGAATACAATGTCTGTCACTAGTACTGCAGTTGATGCTGCTGCCTCTTCGATGGTTTTGTTGAATGCCTGGTGGTATGCGCAGAACTTTGTCGTATTGGATGAATTATGAAGTTCTTCGAGCATGCTGTCATTTATATTTACAAAAAGTTTATCTCTGGATGTTCTGGTGTTTAATGGTAGTGTTATTCGTGAACTCTGGCGGACTGCATCGTATGGGGGTGTCATTCCAACTGATATGGAGCTTTTTAGTGGATAATCTTCTACCGGTTCCCAATTTGCTTCAAGGTGGTAATTATATCTGCCTCCTATCCTTTTATCAAGATATGAAGCAATTGCTGTAGATGTTTGCTCTTTATGCTCCTGTGCAATTGGATTTATGTAGCGGGTAGTTCCATTGGCCTCGATTGAAAGCGTTAATATCATGTCCTCTGCGATCATATCTGCGAAAGTGCGATGATGTTGTTGCCTTCCGAAAATTGTATTTATGGGGTCGTTAATGATGGTATTTTCAGGAAGTGTTATGCCTGTGATTGCAAGAGGTGTGATCTCATATTCAAATTCATCTATATTTGAGTTGAGTACTGAGCTTAAAAGGTGTGTGTCGAAGTCCTGTGTTGCGGTGTATGCTGCTGCATCATATTGCCTTTCTGCCATTATGGATGGCATAATGATGACTGTTGCAATGGATATCAGTACAAGGAAAAATAGTGCATCTGCTGTTGAAGAAAATGCGCGCTGGTCCTCTATGAGTTTCGTTTTTGGCATATTTGTCCTTCTTTATATGTATCTTTTCCAGAGTCGGACTGTAAGTGTTCCGGATGTGTATTGTGCAGGATTTATCTCTATAATAACCGGGATGGATGCTGCTATCACATTTCCGCTTGCTGCAGTTTTACTTTTATGGATTGACCAGTGGTGTTTTCCGTCATCGGTATGGATCTCTACTGAGAATTCATTGTTGGCGGAGAATCGTGCAAAGAAAAGTTCATGTGTCTCTCTGTCTGAGACCGGGTCTGAAATACCTTCAAGTACTTCGGCGGATATTATGTCTGGGCGTGTTCCCTGTAGTTCATCCCAGCTGGCAATGCTTTCAGCTATGCGTGATGCTTCTTCGTAATTCTCTATAGAATGGCTCTGCTCATCGTAGATGAGGTAGGTTTTTGACATGACTGCAGCAAAGACCACAAATCCAATGACTATCAGTGCTGTGGCAAGGATGTCATTGTGAGGTTCAAGGATCGCTTGCTCGTCATTGATGAACAAGTATAACTTCAAGTCTATTGACCTCGGAATCGTTTTTCAGGTAAATGGATGTTTTTTCAATATTGACTATTTTTCCTGTATTTAAAATTACTTCCTGGGTGCCAACAGTTGAGATCACTTCAATGATTGTGTTTGTATTTGTGATCAAAGGATGTTCGAACGTGCCGGGCTGTCCATTGAAATTGTTCGAAAGGAATGTTCTCATTTCAGTTTCATTAAGTGGAATTGTCCTGAATGTGAGGGGTTTGACCGAGTGGATGATGTCCTCACGATGGGTCATTTCAAATCGTATGTATTCGCTGGAAATGAATGCATTAATTGGATACCCGGAGCTGAATGAATATGTGGAATTTTGTCTGATACTATCGGGTGAGATGCTGCCGACGTTATCAATTGATGCCTTTAGGGCAATAGCTTCGGAATCAAGTTGTCTTTGCATTTGGATGTCGCTAAAATCGGCTCCGATCTGGTAGAATGCTGCAAGGAGGATTATGCTTGTTATCATCAAGGCTGCTTTTGATAGTGTGAACTCGATCCAGCCGTTTCGGTCCTTGAACATATCCTGGATTGTATGGGGGATTATTTCGTTTTTCATTTTTAATGTTCAGATATTTTTATGAAGAGCATTCCTGTGCTGGTGTCTCTTTCGCTTTCAAGTTTCAGTTCATGGTGCCCGGGAGTTATTATATATGCTCCGGTCATATTCTCGTTGGAAAAAGCGGACCTGGAGTCGTATATGGTGTGTCGCTCATCGATCCGGATGTAGTAGTTTTTGGAGTTTGAAGGCCATAAATTATCTTCGTTCGGTAGTTCTCCCATATGCACGTATACCTTCTCGGGAATGTCGATCTCCAGATAAATGATGCTTCCTTCTCCGCGTACGGAGATCTGTTCGGTGTTTGATACGAGTTTTTCAATTTCAATGATGGCCAGATTTTCGTCTGATTTATCTTTTAGATCAGAGATCGCAGTGAAAAAAAGTACCATTATGAGCAATATCAGAAGGGATGCAATTGTGAACCTTAAGGGCAGGGAATCGGCTGCCCTTTCGTTTTTGAGAAGTGAATTCATTTTGTGGGTATTGTAATGTTATTTGCTTTTTATCAATTGTATGGCTTCTTCAAGTGTAAGTTGCAGTTGCTCTCCACTTTGCATGTCCTTTACTGTCAATTTACCTGATTCGATCTCTTTCTTGCCTACGATGACGGCGTAATCTGCCTCCGTATTGTTGGCATGGGATAGTTGTGACTTGAAGTTGCGCTTCATGATGTCCATATAAACGGTCAGTTCTTTGCGCATCTTTGTTGCAACCTTTATTGCATCAGTGCGGGTGTCATCAGTTGCTACTATCACTACTTTGTTTTCCTTTGGGGGCTGTATTTCACAG from Methanococcoides methylutens includes:
- the glmM gene encoding phosphoglucosamine mutase; translated protein: MKLFGSSGIRGITNKDVTVDLALKVGLALGKTKGTAVIGRDPRVAGEMIEHAVISGLLSSGCDVVRIGMVSTPTLAYASRDYDCGVMITASHNPAEYVGIKLWNPDGMAFDSSQQEEIEDIIENEKFDPVRWDRIGNLTEDSNAIRKHIEMIVKNVERSSKRVIIDCGCGAGSTITPYVLREIGCEVITLNSQPDGHFPARNPEPNDANLTLLKKAMKEFGADIGIAQDGDADRMMTVDENGDFITGDEMLAMFARHECKSDAKLVVPVDTSMMIDDALPDSTVIRTRVGDVYVAEEIKRSEADFGGEPSGSWIFPAISYCPDGIYAAAKVMELIKEKKLSELKGELPHYPTRRGTVKCDNERKDAVMQLVHSELRSSGEITDIDGIRVDMEEGWVLVRPSGTEPKMRITAEAREGVDKLYDMVENIVKRGLA
- the glmS gene encoding glutamine--fructose-6-phosphate transaminase (isomerizing); its protein translation is MCGIIGYVGNREAAPILINCLKKLEYRGYDSAGITILNGSIDTYKTVGKIRELEKIIPEELKGNIGIGHTRWATHGIPSTTNSHPHNSGDISIVHNGIIENYLSIKEKLQQEGYDFLSETDTEVIAHLLHSKLYGNVNNTEKTCDFFTALCSTLQEVEGSYAITAICSSEPDLMLAARKDSPLIIGIGDREYYAASDVTAFLNHTKEVVFVDDLDLVTIRPEGVEFFDIDGNVLEKEKTTIEWDIEAAEKAGYEHFMLKEIHEQARSVNDTFSGKLSELDGSVNLEELNISDEEIRKIDRIEIIACGTSLNAGLVGKYLFENLAGIHTDVDIGSEFRYSSPIMNENVLSIAITQSGETADTLAAIRSCRSYGCNSIAITNVVGSSITRDANNVLYTHAGPEIGVAATKTFTAQLIMLYILAIRFARAKGTLNVNEAKDLLVNLKRIPGQIQKILNRKDTIRECAEMFAKESDYFFIGRHLNYPIALEGALKLKEISYIHAEGFAGGELKHGPLALIEDGTPVVAIATKGHVYEKILSNIKEIKAREAKVIAVANVDDTEIEKYVDWVLRIPATDELLSPVLSSVLLQLLAYYTALARGCSIDKPKNLAKSVTVE
- the glmU gene encoding bifunctional sugar-1-phosphate nucleotidylyltransferase/acetyltransferase, which translates into the protein MKAVILAAGEGIRCRPLTSTRSKVMLPVANKPILEHVIESLAKNGIKDLILVVGYERERIMNYFEDGLDLGVNIKYVHQKAQLGTAHAIKQAADLMEEDDQEFMVLNGDNVIEPQTIRDLIDKHTGDATILTVKKEHICGYGVVLANGKKVTKIIEKPTTELSHIISTGIYIFNHSIFERIEHTQISPLGEYAITDTIQQMIEDGMDVDHVLTNSLWRDAVFAWNLLKDNSMVLDRTEDYNIKGTVEDGGIIHGKVSIGNNTVIRSGCYIVGPTIIGDNCEIAPNVVILPSTTIGDNVSIGSFTQVQNSIIMDNTRIHSHGSISNSIIGLNNIIGPYFVAEDKENVKIQMEDELRTAEKLGAITGDDITIGHRVLVKAGSMIAHNCRIESGKTINQILPENSIVV
- a CDS encoding 30S ribosomal protein S15; translated protein: MAKMHTRTKGKSGSTRPIRTEAPAWSTATTEEITTVILDMWKLGNSTSVIGMHLRDNYGVPDVKLATGKKITDILKENDEAPNVPEDLYNLIVKAIGMRKHLVVNNKDVHNKRSLQSTESKIRRLVKYYQSTKVLPSDWKYKPETAEMLITR
- a CDS encoding DUF7284 family protein, whose product is MPKTKLIEDQRAFSSTADALFFLVLISIATVIIMPSIMAERQYDAAAYTATQDFDTHLLSSVLNSNIDEFEYEITPLAITGITLPENTIINDPINTIFGRQQHHRTFADMIAEDMILTLSIEANGTTRYINPIAQEHKEQTSTAIASYLDKRIGGRYNYHLEANWEPVEDYPLKSSISVGMTPPYDAVRQSSRITLPLNTRTSRDKLFVNINDSMLEELHNSSNTTKFCAYHQAFNKTIEEAAASTAVLVTDIVFPSDYLRSLISQDQTKSTENIFISNPQDENKGTEMLMAAYILNYSTNTTYGTSYMPAELNNSIVSTIERKIIDHNQHNIATHLHNNMDPEINETVSQMVNSTNITTTKELRTVQVDQIYRKINKAYLDITLSIW